TTTGTCGTCTCCTCCAGCGCCGCACGGATTTCAGGGTGCACAGGCCGCCCGCTCGGCGTTTCGGAGTGGAAAGCCACGCGCAGCCGCCCGACAGGCGCGCCGACCTCCTCGGCATAGGGCCGCGTCTTGCCCGGATAGGCAAAGGGCGCCCCCGGTTCGGGATACCCCGTCGCATCGAGCAGCGCCGCGCTATCTCGCACACTGCGAGAGACGACATGCTCCACCGTCATGCCGATCGCGGCCGCATCATCATAGGACGAGTTCGGGTTGCGATCGCGCGTCGTCTTCATGCCAAAGAGGCCACAGCACGCCGCCGGAATGCGGATAGAGCCGAGCCCGTCACTCGCATGCGCCATGGGCAACACGCCCGCCGCCACGCTCGCCGCCGCTCCGCCGGACGATCCGCCCGTAATATAGTCGGTATTCCACGGGTTGCGGCAGGGCCCGTGAAACGCGCCCTCCGTCGTGCCGGTGATGCCGAACTCAGGCGTATTGGTCTTGCCGAACAGGTTCAGCCCCGCCTCGCGAAAGCGCCGGGTCAGCGCGCCATCCTCAGGCGCAATGTCATCGCCCAGAAAGCGGGACCCGCTCGTCTGCGGCCAGCCCTTCACCGGGCTCGCAATATCCTTGATCAGGAAAGGCACACCCCGGAACGGCCCCTCCGCCAGCCCGCTGCCAGACGCCGCCGCCCGCGCCTCGTCATAGGCCTTGTAGGTGATGGCATTGAGCTTTGGATTATACGCTTCGGCCCGGGCAATCGCCTCTTCCAGAACCTCCAGCGCACTCACCTCACCAGAGCGCACCATCCCCGCCAGCGCCGTGGCATCAAGCTCTGCATAATTCTCGATGGTCATTGGCTTTCCTCCTGATCACGCGCCGACCTTCATGGGCAGACGCTGTTTTGAGAGGAAGCTTGGCGGAAGTGGGGGACGGCGGCAAGTGTGGGGTTGGTGACAGGCGGAACAACAAAGGTTGCGACTCTGGTCAACATCGGTTGTTCTAAATCCTTGGTTTAAGGAACGAAGGCGCTTTAAGTCTATGCAATATGTCCAACTCCAGCGCTCTTTTGGACGACCCGGCAAACAGGAAGATGATTACTCTTACCTTTTGTATTCCAAGCAGCACACGGGTGAGCATTCTTGGGAGGACCTGCTCAAACATTCGAAGGTTGTAGTTCTTG
This genomic interval from Thalassovita mediterranea contains the following:
- a CDS encoding amidase; translated protein: MTIENYAELDATALAGMVRSGEVSALEVLEEAIARAEAYNPKLNAITYKAYDEARAAASGSGLAEGPFRGVPFLIKDIASPVKGWPQTSGSRFLGDDIAPEDGALTRRFREAGLNLFGKTNTPEFGITGTTEGAFHGPCRNPWNTDYITGGSSGGAAASVAAGVLPMAHASDGLGSIRIPAACCGLFGMKTTRDRNPNSSYDDAAAIGMTVEHVVSRSVRDSAALLDATGYPEPGAPFAYPGKTRPYAEEVGAPVGRLRVAFHSETPSGRPVHPEIRAALEETTKLLEALGHDVEERGLGVDYRRLYLAQRAVSGSNFAATVDGLIEAKGREPEAGEMEALTWRNYRGSKGLTGSQAMAGWATLRSMSREILSLHETYDVILSPVLAEPVPRVGEIDPVNMAPRDVDKRQAEVFPFTPPQNFTGQPAMSVPMGLDGNGLPVGMMFAGRYGDEGTLFRLAAQLEEARPWQAVRPPLWG